One genomic window of Thioclava sp. GXIMD4216 includes the following:
- a CDS encoding SufD family Fe-S cluster assembly protein: MASAKLRNQALKAEALTARLAALDLPEGGFTAAARADALQRLTAMGLPGRRDEYWRWTNPTGLNAPEAPKAALFNPKDEPANFDTFERVRLVFVDGVFNEDLSDDLINAGVEISRLAEADAADIHWAQSLYGKLEADGQKPVDRPYAALNTAAAKDGLLIRVTGQAAKPVHIDYLHEDDGSDVMLHHVVKLEEGSEITLLESGPAGARFNIVTEVDVAKGAKFHHLRIQGRSQERLANTHIFTRVAEEGLFKSFTMTSNGQLTRNECVIDMVGDDAVAHVAGAALGDGHKGPFHHDDTVFITHGALRGESRQVFKKVLKNGAHGIFQGKILVKEGAQKTDGYQISQSLLLDEDSQFLAKPELEIYADDVACSHGSTTGAIDETALFYLRSRGVPKAVAVNLLVLSFVADAVEEIEDEALREDVLSRLEGWLARHRS, translated from the coding sequence CGATGCGCTGCAACGGCTGACCGCGATGGGCCTGCCGGGCCGTCGTGATGAATACTGGCGCTGGACCAACCCGACGGGGCTGAACGCGCCGGAGGCACCGAAAGCCGCGCTGTTCAACCCCAAGGACGAGCCCGCGAATTTCGACACGTTCGAGCGCGTGCGTCTGGTCTTTGTCGATGGCGTCTTCAACGAGGATCTGTCGGACGACCTGATCAATGCCGGTGTCGAGATCTCGCGTCTGGCCGAGGCGGATGCCGCCGATATCCATTGGGCGCAGTCGCTTTATGGCAAGCTGGAAGCCGATGGCCAGAAACCGGTCGACCGTCCCTATGCCGCGCTCAATACCGCTGCGGCCAAGGACGGGCTGCTGATCAGGGTCACGGGGCAGGCGGCGAAACCCGTGCATATCGACTACCTGCACGAGGATGACGGCTCCGACGTGATGCTGCACCATGTCGTCAAGCTGGAAGAAGGCTCCGAGATCACCTTGCTGGAAAGCGGTCCTGCGGGCGCGCGTTTCAATATCGTGACCGAGGTCGATGTGGCCAAGGGCGCGAAGTTCCACCATCTGCGCATTCAGGGCCGTTCGCAGGAACGTCTGGCCAATACCCATATCTTCACCCGCGTGGCCGAAGAGGGGCTTTTCAAGTCTTTCACCATGACCTCGAACGGGCAGCTGACGCGCAATGAATGCGTGATCGATATGGTGGGCGACGATGCTGTGGCACATGTGGCGGGTGCCGCTTTGGGCGACGGTCACAAAGGTCCGTTCCACCATGATGATACCGTCTTCATCACGCATGGCGCTCTGCGCGGCGAAAGCCGTCAGGTCTTCAAGAAAGTGCTGAAAAACGGCGCGCACGGCATTTTCCAGGGTAAGATTCTGGTGAAAGAGGGCGCGCAGAAGACCGATGGCTACCAGATCAGCCAGTCGCTTCTTCTGGACGAGGACAGCCAGTTCCTCGCCAAGCCCGAGCTTGAGATCTATGCCGATGACGTGGCCTGTTCGCATGGCTCGACCACCGGTGCGATTGACGAGACCGCACTCTTCTACCTGCGCTCGCGCGGTGTGCCGAAGGCGGTTGCGGTCAATCTGCTGGTCCTGAGCTTCGTGGCCGATGCGGTCGAGGAGATCGAGGACGAGGCCCTGCGCGAAGACGTGCTGTCGCGTCTTGAGGGCTGGCTGGCCCGTCACCGCTCCTGA
- a CDS encoding YIP1 family protein has protein sequence MSALSDILRSYRAPRQVVRDHLSHAPSEPRALTFLLSALVLVYIAQWPGLSRFAFENPATPLPALMLGQALGLLVAVPLFYLVALIARGVAKLLGGKGSGYGARIALFWALLAASPLLLLRGLVSGFIGVGHQANMVGVATFLVFVIFWISGMRVAFFETTAKRG, from the coding sequence ATGTCGGCTCTTTCGGATATCCTTCGCAGCTATCGCGCACCCCGTCAGGTGGTGCGCGATCACCTGTCGCACGCGCCGTCCGAACCTCGGGCGCTGACCTTTCTGCTGTCGGCGCTGGTGCTGGTTTACATCGCGCAATGGCCGGGACTGTCCCGGTTTGCCTTTGAAAACCCCGCTACCCCTTTGCCTGCCCTGATGTTGGGACAGGCGCTGGGGCTGTTGGTGGCCGTGCCGCTTTTCTATCTGGTGGCGCTGATCGCCAGGGGGGTGGCAAAGCTTCTGGGCGGGAAGGGCAGCGGATATGGCGCGCGGATCGCGCTCTTCTGGGCGCTATTGGCGGCCTCGCCGCTGCTGCTCTTGCGCGGGCTGGTCTCTGGCTTTATTGGCGTAGGGCATCAGGCGAATATGGTGGGGGTCGCGACCTTTCTCGTGTTCGTCATATTCTGGATCTCGGGAATGCGCGTCGCCTTCTTCGAGACCACCGCAAAGCGGGGATGA
- a CDS encoding YIP1 family protein — MEQFTFRQAILGTITQPQSVARALIDWNPPTQARWLGLAVVVVLSACLGLFGQVLASTMVPDTERLSLNPIPMILIQAAILIYAAGAMTFVGRMGNGHGAFRDALLLMTWAEFVMVILQVVQLALIMILPSGLGATTVILLTLMFYFIVNFVAALHGFRNLAVVAIGTIVTFFASAFATGLVLMLLGVMPSPSP; from the coding sequence TTGGAACAGTTTACTTTCAGACAGGCAATTTTAGGCACGATTACCCAGCCGCAATCCGTCGCACGGGCGCTGATTGACTGGAACCCGCCAACGCAGGCGCGCTGGCTGGGGCTTGCGGTTGTGGTGGTGCTGTCCGCCTGTCTTGGCCTGTTCGGTCAGGTGCTGGCCAGCACAATGGTCCCCGATACCGAGCGGCTGAGCCTGAACCCCATTCCGATGATCCTGATTCAGGCCGCGATCCTGATCTATGCGGCAGGGGCCATGACCTTTGTCGGGCGGATGGGCAATGGCCACGGTGCTTTCCGCGATGCGCTTTTGCTGATGACATGGGCCGAATTTGTCATGGTCATCTTGCAGGTGGTGCAGCTTGCGCTGATCATGATCCTGCCCTCCGGCCTCGGGGCCACAACCGTTATCCTGCTGACGCTGATGTTCTATTTCATCGTCAATTTCGTGGCGGCTTTGCACGGGTTCCGCAACCTTGCTGTGGTTGCGATCGGCACGATTGTCACGTTCTTTGCCTCGGCCTTCGCGACCGGTCTGGTCCTGATGCTGCTGGGGGTCATGCCGTCGCCCTCGCCATAA
- a CDS encoding cysteine desulfurase, whose translation MFDVQTIRADFPILSREVNGKPLVYLDNGASAQKPRVVIDAMTRMYEEDYANVHRGLHTLSNLSTEKYEGVRGIIARFLNAPDEHEIIFTTGSTEGINLVSYAWAAPRLQAGDEIVLSVLEHHANIVPWHFLRERQGVVLKWVEPEPDGSLPAEKVLEAVGPRTKLIAVTHMSNVLGTLVDVAAISKGAREKGVPVLVDGSQAAVHMPVDVAAIGCDFYAITGHKLYGPSGSGAIWIAKDRQAEMRPFLGGGDMIDTVTRDTVTYHTPPMKFEAGTPGIVQQYGLGVALDYLMSIGMKTIEAHEQDLRRYTAEKLQGLNWLNLQGVPPEGGAIFSMTLNGPAHPHDMSTILDKRGVAVRAGSHCAMPLMQHLGVTATARASFAMYNTKAEADALVSALELCHDLLG comes from the coding sequence ATGTTCGATGTTCAAACCATCCGCGCCGATTTTCCGATCCTGTCGCGTGAAGTGAACGGCAAACCGCTGGTCTATCTCGATAACGGTGCCTCGGCGCAGAAGCCGCGGGTGGTGATCGATGCGATGACGCGGATGTATGAGGAGGATTATGCCAATGTCCACCGTGGCTTGCATACGCTTTCCAATCTTTCGACCGAGAAATACGAGGGCGTTCGTGGCATCATTGCCCGCTTCCTGAACGCGCCTGACGAGCACGAGATCATCTTTACCACCGGCTCGACCGAGGGGATCAATCTGGTCTCTTATGCATGGGCCGCCCCGCGCCTTCAGGCCGGCGACGAGATCGTGCTATCGGTTCTGGAACATCACGCCAATATCGTGCCGTGGCATTTCCTGCGCGAACGTCAGGGCGTGGTGCTGAAATGGGTCGAGCCGGAACCCGATGGTTCGCTGCCTGCCGAGAAAGTGCTGGAGGCCGTAGGGCCGCGCACCAAGCTGATTGCCGTCACCCATATGTCGAATGTGCTGGGCACGCTGGTCGATGTGGCCGCTATTTCGAAAGGCGCGCGCGAGAAGGGCGTGCCGGTGCTGGTCGACGGCTCGCAGGCGGCGGTGCATATGCCGGTGGATGTGGCGGCGATCGGCTGCGATTTCTACGCGATCACGGGGCACAAGCTTTACGGGCCCTCGGGGTCTGGCGCGATCTGGATTGCGAAGGACCGTCAGGCCGAGATGCGTCCCTTCCTTGGCGGTGGCGACATGATCGACACGGTGACCCGCGATACGGTGACCTATCACACACCGCCGATGAAATTCGAGGCCGGGACGCCGGGGATCGTGCAGCAATACGGGCTGGGTGTCGCGCTGGACTATCTGATGTCGATCGGCATGAAGACGATCGAGGCGCATGAGCAGGATCTGCGCCGCTACACCGCCGAGAAGCTGCAGGGGTTGAACTGGCTCAACCTGCAAGGCGTGCCCCCCGAGGGCGGTGCCATTTTCTCGATGACGTTGAACGGTCCGGCCCATCCGCATGATATGTCGACGATTCTCGACAAGCGCGGCGTGGCTGTGCGGGCGGGCAGCCATTGTGCCATGCCGCTGATGCAGCATCTGGGGGTCACGGCGACGGCGCGTGCGTCCTTTGCGATGTATAACACCAAAGCCGAGGCCGATGCGCTTGTTTCGGCCCTTGAGCTTTGCCACGATCTTCTGGGGTGA
- a CDS encoding EamA family transporter has product MSASYGKGVAAILFAACVWGTTGTAATFAPDVSAAAIGAAAMGIGGIAQALLAVRGINRAAPALWADRTLLVAGALAVAIYPLAFYGAMRLAGVTVGTVVTIGAAPLLSALIEYAFDKTRLSLRWGISAAVGLLGMTLICLAEQLPDTPLDKGYDTIIGILLGILGGLTYGLYAWTARRMMLRGLPSSVAMGATFGLGGVLLMPVLLGTGGAFLMSWSNAAVGLYMAAVPMFLGYLCFGYGLAHVEASTATTITLLEPVIAAILAILVVGEHLPPLGWVGVALVVGCLTLLTLPPGSADRKAEPPPS; this is encoded by the coding sequence ATGAGCGCAAGCTATGGCAAGGGCGTCGCGGCCATTCTCTTTGCGGCCTGTGTCTGGGGCACCACCGGCACCGCTGCAACCTTCGCCCCCGATGTCAGCGCCGCCGCAATCGGCGCGGCCGCAATGGGGATCGGCGGCATTGCACAGGCCCTTCTGGCCGTGCGCGGGATCAACCGCGCCGCCCCCGCCCTCTGGGCAGACCGGACCCTGCTTGTGGCAGGCGCTCTGGCGGTGGCCATCTATCCGCTGGCCTTTTACGGCGCGATGCGGCTTGCCGGTGTCACAGTGGGCACGGTGGTCACGATCGGCGCGGCCCCGCTGCTCTCCGCGCTGATCGAATATGCGTTCGACAAAACACGGCTGAGCCTGCGCTGGGGCATCAGCGCCGCGGTCGGATTGCTCGGCATGACGTTGATTTGTCTGGCAGAGCAACTGCCCGATACCCCGCTGGACAAAGGATATGACACGATCATCGGCATCCTGCTGGGCATCTTGGGGGGGCTGACTTACGGGCTTTATGCCTGGACCGCACGTCGTATGATGCTGCGGGGGCTGCCCTCCTCTGTCGCGATGGGCGCCACGTTCGGCTTGGGCGGGGTGCTTCTGATGCCGGTCCTTCTGGGCACGGGCGGCGCGTTTCTTATGTCTTGGTCGAATGCCGCTGTAGGGCTTTATATGGCCGCCGTGCCCATGTTTCTGGGCTATCTCTGCTTCGGCTACGGCCTCGCCCATGTCGAGGCCAGCACAGCCACGACCATCACCCTCCTCGAACCCGTCATCGCCGCCATTCTGGCCATTCTCGTCGTCGGCGAACACCTCCCTCCCTTGGGCTGGGTCGGCGTGGCACTGGTGGTGGGATGCCTCACCCTTCTCACCCTGCCACCCGGTTCCGCAGATCGAAAAGCAGAGCCACCCCCATCGTAA
- a CDS encoding helix-turn-helix domain-containing protein, with product MPHPRTGHTAHDRLLQAAMELFYSHGINGTGIDAIITRAGVAKKSLYNNFTSKADLVGQYIEARHAEWLALYDRRLAQAVDPRARVLAVFEAYQDHAEQAYERGFRGCGLLNAAAELEAGDPARDAVRRHKEQVEAILAQHIQAMLPETPDRAAALTAHIAFLLEGAMMRAGLEGHNAQMIRAKALITDLLERL from the coding sequence ATGCCCCACCCCCGAACCGGACACACCGCCCATGACCGCCTCCTGCAGGCGGCGATGGAGCTCTTTTACAGTCACGGCATCAACGGCACGGGGATCGACGCGATCATCACCCGCGCAGGCGTCGCAAAGAAAAGCCTCTACAACAACTTCACCTCGAAAGCGGACCTTGTCGGCCAGTATATCGAGGCCCGCCACGCCGAATGGCTGGCCCTTTACGATCGGCGACTGGCGCAGGCCGTAGATCCGCGCGCGCGGGTTCTGGCCGTGTTCGAGGCCTATCAGGATCATGCCGAACAGGCCTATGAGCGCGGTTTTCGCGGCTGCGGATTGCTGAATGCCGCCGCCGAACTGGAGGCTGGCGACCCTGCACGGGACGCCGTGCGCCGCCATAAGGAACAGGTCGAAGCCATTCTGGCGCAGCATATTCAGGCCATGCTGCCCGAAACGCCGGATCGGGCCGCCGCACTGACCGCCCATATCGCCTTTCTGCTGGAGGGCGCGATGATGCGGGCAGGCCTTGAAGGCCACAATGCGCAGATGATACGCGCCAAGGCCCTGATCACCGACCTACTGGAGAGGCTGTGA